The Oncorhynchus gorbuscha isolate QuinsamMale2020 ecotype Even-year linkage group LG06, OgorEven_v1.0, whole genome shotgun sequence sequence TCACATTTTTGTCTAACGTCAACTCCGCCAGAGTGCTGAAATATATTATATAATGGTTATATTTTTATTGGGAATTttcaaataaatcattttctatattttacaaatgtttgtattgaagttttttttaaatgcaaaaatatgtattttgttgtCAACTCCATCAGTGGCTTGTCATCTTCATCACTGATGGCTAACCCTCTTAAAGTCAATATTTTGTCAATATTCTGAAAATATATACAgctgaagtcagaggtttacatacaccttagccaaatacatttaaagtcagtttttcacaattcctgacatttaatcctagtaaaaatacccggtgttaggtcagttaggatcacctttattttaagaatgtcagaataataatagtatagagaatgatttatttcagcttttatttctttgatcccatttccagtgggtcagaagttttacatacactcaattagcatttggtagcattgcttttaaattgtttaacatgatcaaacgtttcgggtagccttccacaagcttcccataaaaagttgggtgcattttggcccattcctcctgacagagctggtgtaactgagtcaggtttgtaggcctccttgctcatacacactttttcagttctgccacaaatttactataggattgaggtcagggctttgtgatggctattctaatatcttgactttgttgtcctttagccattttgccacaactttggaagtatgcttggggtcgttgtcaaTTTGGAAgcccaagctttaactgatgtcttgacatgttgcttcaatatatccacataattttcctacctcatgatgtcatctattttgtgaagtgcaccagttcctcctgcagaaaagcacccccacaacatgatgctgctaccccccatgcttcatggttgtgATGGTGTTTTTCGACTTGCAAGCAtaccactttttcctccaaacataacgatggtcattatggccaaacagttctatatttgtcaccatgtgcagttcCAAACCGTAATTTGGCTTttcatggcagttttggagcagtggcttctttgctgagcggcctttcaggttatgtcaatataggactcgttttactgtggatagagatgcattttttcctccagcatcttcacagggtcttttgctgttgctctgggattgatttgcacttttcgcaacaaagtacgttcatctctaggagacagaacacgtctccttcctgagcggtatgacggatgcgtggtcccatggtgtttatacttgcgtactattttttgtacagatgaacatggtaccttcaggcatttggaaattgctcccaaggatgaaccagacttctggaggtctacaaatgttttgttctgaggttttggctaatttcttttgattttcccatgatggcaagcaaagaggcactgagtttgaaggtaggccttgaaatacatcacaGTTCATgtcatgatgtcaattagcctatcagaagcttctatagccataacataattttctggaattttccaaacttctgacccactgggattgtgatacagggaattataattgaaataatctgtctgtaaacaattgttggaaaataacatgtgtcatgcacaaagtagatgtcctaaccgacttgccaaaactatagtttgttaacaagaaatttgtggagtgtttgaaaaacgagttttaatgactccaacctaagtgtatgtaaacgtctgacttcaactgtatatatcacTGTTCTGCAAGATATGGTTAAACTATTGAGATATTTGTTGTGCTTAGATCTAATGGATAATGTTTACTTTTTAAATGTTGTTTTATATTCTGAATCAAGAAAAACATACTAGCAAAATTTTCCCTGGAGCATTATACAGTATGGTGCTATAAAATAAGTTAAAAATAAGTTTAAATGACATTTCTATAATATACTGTTAGAATTAAACTATCAATACTTTTAAACACTTGTTGAACAATACATGTACAAATTAAATGGTTTTTATGGTGTCTGGCGGGGTAGACAATCCAGTTAGTTGCATTTTATGATTTTGTTTTTCTTGAATTATGAGGTTTTTCCTTTACATGGTGTGATGACTGATACTTTAAAGTTTTATTAGccatatgtacaggatacacatggtatacaccatCCAATGAAATACTTAGGTTTTTTCTTTACAATGCAACAACAATTAGAAATAATAAAATATTGGAATACGAACATGAAGTAAATGTCTCTGTAGAATACAATAAACATTTGAGCATAAGTATAAAACAGGAtggcacaatttatagtccaatatttacatgtGTTATGGGGGATCAAGAGTTTAAATTGTGAAGTATTTAGCAATCATATTAAGTCTGGTAGaagttgtgatgtgtgtgagtatatctgtgtgggtgtgtgctgaAATGCGGAGAGTCAGTgaaggtggtcagtccagttcaagtgttgaGCAGTCAGCAgctggcttgtagatagaaactgtctctgagcctttTGGTATTAGACATCATGCTCCGATACCATCTGTCCAACGGTAAGGGAGTGAACAGCTcgtggctggggtgtgtggggtccttgagGATGATGCTGCAGGCCTTCCTCAGGCACCGTTTtgagtagatgtcctggatgggtggcAGCACGgtcccagtaatgtactgggccatcCTCACCACTTGCTGGAAAGCCTTGCAGTCGTGGACGGCGCAATTCCCATATCAGGCcttgatgcaaccagtcaggacggtatttgaaaatatatatttcaaatgtTGTTAATATTAAGAAAAATATTTGTGAAAATAAATTTGAGATTTTCCCATCCCTTAAGAATCCCTGAGTTCTGTTTTTAACCCCTCTATATTTATCTCTAGAGTAGAGGCACTCAAGTGTTTAGTTAGCTTAGTTAgtatcagctcctctctctgtgatgtctctgTTAGAGGACTTGGCTTTTATTAACTACCTCACCGATATGAGTTTCTGAATGACATAACAGTCCACAGCATATGGTCTAAAAAAAACGAATgtgaaagtttttttttaattatttttttaaaaatgtatcattGTCAATGTTTAGAAGACTGCTAGATTTGTATGTAATGTATATTTAATTCACAAGTACTATGTCTTTTCATTTCTCTATTTTTTGTAATATGATGTAGACCATAGAGTAGGTAATGAGTGGTTGAATTGTATGTTAGATGGATGTTCCCCAGGGGACTGAAAAGGTTTGCTGCTCGACATTTTTTCCTTTTTTtggattaaaatgtatttgatgGCTCCTCGCCGTTCAATCCCTATAGGTCCTGTTTATGTTTGGAACTGGACCCATTCCCTGGCTGTGGTCAGGCCTATCGCACACCAGAAACAAGGCTGCATTCAGGAGGGTACAACATTGTGGAACGTGCAAATAGATATGGGAGCATCTCAGTTCTTATTCATGGAATCAATATAGTACGTTTCACACTCTTGAACGCCACTCAGGTTTCGTGGTGTTTTCCACAAAGGCCAGTTATGTAAATGTTAGCCTTTTGATCTGGACAAGGTCTTACTACAGACCCACAGTAATGTACACACTGGAAATGGTCGGTCAATGTCAACCTTCAACTTCTGCAAATAAAGGGTTGAATTTgattttgtttgaattgtttttaTTCTCAACGCATACTTCTTGTAAGGACATTCGTTTATAATGACAAATGCTCAGAGGCTTTCATTAGTCTGGTCAGTTTGAGTCTCTACAAAAGTCTGTACCTGATATCGCTATGATAAACAAGGCCTGTTTCTTAAATCAGAAACAAGTCAGCAAaatgttctgtagtgtggtgaaACCGTGGCGTGGTAAaagtagtctatttcagaagagtATTCAAGTACGGGAATAGAGATACATCATCTCTCAGACCAGAATATTTAGAACACCTGAGAGGTTTTTTTTTAACAGTACAGTGTTAGCTCAGTAAGTATCACATTTAACCATTTAGAGGTTCATCTTTAAAGAGATCAATAACAGTCTTGTACACACAAAGGTGGTTTCTCAGACAAAGATTAAGGCAGGGATTCAAACCTATCATCAGGCGATCCGTGTTATAATGCGCTTGACGtttaaaggtaatttccaatTTAGCCAACATATGTAGCATTTACCATGAATGCTGTCTCCACAAATGCAGGAAAATGACCTTTAAGAGGTGTATAGCCTACAAAGCGCAATAGTACTGAACCCTGGCGTAAACCTAATCCTGAAATAAACTCAATGGGCCATCTCCATTGAAAGTGCTTcatagtccaggactaggctaaATCTGTTTCTGTGAAACTGGCCCACAGTTACCAAGAATGACGATGCATACAGAGTAATAGACAGCAGTAGACTTCAGATAAGAAAAACATAAAACCCCTTCTGTATCACAACAGTCTTGAGCAACCTCTGAATGAATACTCTAGGGTCCGGTTTCATGGACACATATTAAGCCTAGTTCATTAATACACAGGCGGAGAGACACTTGTGTTCATTAAAGCACACAGTAGCAAAACATTTAGCAATTGAACAcaaaatatagcaaaacacaaaATATAGAAATATAGCATTTCTTGTTGAACAAGCTCAGATAGTACTTTCCTGTTTAATTCAAGACTTTCATTATTTTTCTTACATTTTTTCTGAGTGTAGCAGAATTACCTGTGTTAGCTCCCATAGtgaatgcctaggctttagctcaatgGGCTGACACTGTCAGCTCAGGTCTAGCTGGTTTGTGTGCCAGTGGTCAGGTCTCCCAGAACTTTTTCTCTTTCTGCAGAAGAACATTCAAAGTCTCTGCATCATGCCTTGCACGTTTAGAGTTCCCCAGTCGGATCTCCAGCATGCGGAACCTCTTCTTCTCCTGGTTAAGATCCTCTTCTAAACGACCAGACTGGAGACGAAGACCTGAACATGACTCCTCCAATCTGggaagaaagagagcagagagagagggttagagagtaCAGCAGACACACATggatgtgtacacacacataagtcctctgtagttcagttggtagagcatcgcTAGTgggtttgtgggtttgattcaTGGGACCAcctaaatgtaaaatgtttgcatgcatgactaagtcgctttggataaaagtgtctgctaaatgacatatattatattatgtgcACACATAACACAACATACTGTACCATTACCATTGCATTAAGAAGGTAGTTTTTACTTGCGTATTTGTGTCTCATAGCTGAACCTCTGTCGCCTCAGCTCCTCCTTCAGATCTGTCACCAGGCTAAACAGACCCTCATTGACCCCTGGCCTCAGAcctgtgatgtcatctccaggGTCACCCTTGCTGCAGCCAGCGCTGCTCACACACAGCTCCAGAGCAGAGTTACTGGACCCTGCCACCGAGGACCCCGCCACAGCCTTGccagaccctaacccagagtTCAGTGTGGTGCGATCAGTTTCTGTAGATTCAGCCAATGAGATCTCATAAGAGGCCCAGGGGGAGGGGCTTCCACCGGGCAAGCTCAGACTGCAGGAATTGATGGTAACGTTGTCATAGGTCGAGAGCCTGTTGGAATGGGAGGAGTTTTTGACAGAGATGGAGGTCTTTATATTGGGAAAGGAGGAGTCTATACTAGAACTGGAAGAGTCTATATGTAAAGGAGATGAGTCTTTTAGCACGCTTGTTTGGGAGTGTGAAGAGTATTTTATCGACAAAGAGGACCCAGTATAGGACTCTGGCAGAGagtctttgtgtgtctctgtcaggGAAAGCGAGGACTCTTTGAGTCGTTTGCCGGTCAAAGTGGTCCGTCGGTGACTGTGGAAGGGTGACAAGCCGTTCATCCGCCAGTTGCCCCCGGTGACAGTCGACATGTCACCCGCTGACCCTCCTATCTTCCCCCTCACCCCTATTGACCCCGACCCGCCCTTCAAGATGGACCTCCATGAAGACAGGCTTTTGGACTGTTTACTGGGACCGAGGGCTGCACCACTACCACCCGAGAGCGTTCTTTCATTCTTTCCTTCACTTTTTCTCTTCATCTTTCCTTCTGTTCTTCCGTCACTCTTTCCCTCAGAATACCCCTCTTTTCTTCCCTGGGTGGTTGATCCAGGGTGGTCAGTATTGAGAGAGGAGCCACTGGAGGTTGGGATGGGTTGAAGTGGTTCCTGACTTGGGGTGTTAGGGGTCTGTCCCAGGGAGGGATAGGGCTGGGTGGGGTTGGTGGGGCTCTGCTGTGAGAGCCACTCCACCATGCATTGGTGAATTGGGGGGGCCTGGGGATAGGGAGTTGGAGCAGGGGCAAATTGGTCCTCCCTGggagtctctgcctctccctcgtaCAGACGAGAGTGTTCACTGATCAGTATGGTCATCAGGTGCTGCACCTGGGAACTGCCTGCAGGGTAGAAGAAAAGAAAATCGCTATTGATAGGATTTATACATAGCGTTTTTCCAGACTCTGAAAATGCTTTCTCCAGCCCAATGCTTCACattatcaacaacaaaaaatgacagGGTTGCCGATTAGCTGAGAAATAAATTACATATACTGGCTTTAACCTCTTAAGACTAGGcctcaatactgccccctttggaggaagtgcgtgcccatagtaaactgaaaatattttttcccaaaattgctaatatatgcatataataattattattgaatagaaaacactctaaagtttctaaaaccgtttaaactatgtctgtatgtaaagcagaactctcagggcagcctttctcccaaactctctcttgtcaagagaaaagttgggtcaactttgacgtcatcgcccccacccttcccaggcaactaccgatctgggaacagtatgtatgtgttcagCTCGATGCCTGCTTTCAAATGgcgcgttcattgtgagaatctcgCGAGCCCTCGTCGTTTGGCGGGCAAAAATGTTCGGGTCACTTTCAAatacatgcactctattgcgcgcggccgatttgggGAACCTTCTTTTCCAAGAAACACCAATTGAAGGCGGTTTGTCTGTTCGCGCTGATCATTGTTTTACatgttaaaaacatcataaagctagattctgcacttagtttgaccagttcagtcgacatataatatgtaaatttgaagttttgatgcgcaagagtgcgggaccagaagtcattttgggtgcatttcagctgaagctgttagcatatgctaatacagagacacacaatgtGAAACCAAActatgtattgggtaagtatgactccttctacatcttctgatcgaagaacatcaaaggtaagggaatatttatgtggttattttgggtttctgtggactccaaacgtagaggagacatactgctaatatctgagcgccgtctcattgTATAGCcagtgaacgaattctgtaacgttaaaaataaatgttatacagcggttgcattaagaagaagtgtatctttgtaactatatgtagaacatgtatatttagtcatgtttattgcttgttatctgacgttatctgtcggagctatcatcatttctccggacttttgagtagcattttttgaaatgtcgtcattgtaaacagagatttatggatataaatggcatattattgaaaaaaaatgtattgtgtaacatgtactATTACTgtaatctgatgaagattttcaaaaggttagtgaatgatttattttttaatcctgcttttataattttatattttctgggacaaaatgtcTGTCTCTcgtcttttgtttcggtggtggtctaatataaatatgtgctatgttttcgccgtaaaacattttagaaatctgacttgctgagtagatgaacaaggtgtttatctttcatttgagctattggacttgttaatgtgtggaggttaaatatttctaagaatattgttttgcattttgcgttatggtaatgagcttgagccgtagtcacgatcccggatccgggatgggtcgcCGCAAGAACTCTGGTTAAACAATTCCTCCTTTTCATTGACATTGTAAAAGAAAAGATAGAACTTAAATTTAGCTTCCTTTTATCATTTTACAAATCCCCACATGAAATGTTATGGTTAGTTTGCTCTGGTTAgggattattgtcttatttcactgtagcgCCTCTAtccctgctcattataccttatccaaccctttcgttccacctcccacacatgcgatgacatcacctggtttaaattatgtttctagagacaatatctctctcatcatcacgcAATGCCTAGGTTGACCTCCAATGTatccacatcctaccatacctttgtctgtacattatgccttgaatctattctatcgcgcccagaaacctgctcattttactctctgttctggacatactagatgaccagttcttatagcctttagccgtacccttatcctactcctcctctgttcttctggtgatgtagaggttaatccagaccctgcaatgcctagctccactactattccccaggtgctctcatttgttgacttctgtaactgtaaaagccttggtttcatgcatgttaacattagaagcttcCTCCCtacgtttgttttattcactgctttagcacactctgccaacccggatgtcctagccatgtctgaatcatGGCTTAGTAAGACTACCAAAAAccttgaaatttccatccctaactataacattttccgacaagatagaacttccaaagggggcggtgttgcaatttactgcagagaaagcctgcagaattctgtcttactatccaggtctgtacccaaacaattcgagcttctacttttaaaaatccacctttccagaaacaagtctctcaccgttgccgcttgctatagaccaccctctgcccccagctgtgctctggacaccatatgtgaatcaTCTATCTTTGCCACCCATctagctcgtgctgctaggtgacctaaactgggacatgctcaATCTCAcataaattatcaatgaacctaccaggtacaaccccaaagctgtaaacacgggcaccctcatagaaatcatcctaaccaacttgccctccaaattacaactctgctgttttcaaccaagatctctgcgatcactgcctcattgcctgcctctgaaatttgcatcctgctgcacaaactcaaaaaggttctgggacactgtaaatccatggagaataagagcacctcctcccagctgtccactgcactgaggctaggaaacactgtcaccaccaataaatccactataattgagaatttcaataagcatttttctacagctggccatgctttccacctggctaccgctaccccggtcaacagccctgtactccccacagcaacttgcccaagcctccccatttctccttcacccaaatccagatagctgatgttctgaaagagctgcaaaatctggacccctacaaatcagccgggctaggcaatctggaccctctctatcTCAAATTATCTGCTGACATTGTtgtaacccctattactagcctgttcaacctcctTTCGTATGTCTGAGATTTCCAAAGTTTGGAAAGCAGAAACCTCtttaaagggggagacactctagacccaaactgctacagagctatatctatcctaccctgcctttctaagctCTTCGAacgccaagttaacaaacagattaccaaccatttcgaatcccaccgtaccttctccactatgcaatctggtttcagagctggtcatgggtgcacctcagcgacgatcaaggtcctaaacgatatcataaccgccatcaattaGAGACAATACTGttcagccgtattcatcgacctggccaaggctttcgactcaacacattcttatcagcagactcaacagccttggtttctcaaatgattgtcttgcctggttcacaaactacttctctgatagagttcaggctgtcaaatcggagggcctgttgtctggacctctggcagtctctatgggggtgccacagggttcaattctcgggcagactcttttctctgtatacatcaatgatgtccctcttgctgctggtgattctctgatccacctctacgcagacaacatcattctatatacttctggaccttctttggacactgtgtaacctccagatgagcttcaatgccatacaactctccttccgtggcctccaactgctcttaaatgcaagtaaaactttAACCGATCTCTGCCCGCACcttcctaccgatcctcgacttcggcgatgtcatttacaaaatagcctccaacactctactcaacaaacaagtctatcacagtgccacctttggttttgtcaccaaagccccatatactacccaccactgtgacctgtatgctctcgttggctggcactcgcttcatactcgtcaccaaaaccactggctccaggtcatcaacaagtctttgctaggtaaagccccgccttatcttactggtcaccatagcagcacccacccattgcacacgctccagcaggtatatctcactggtcaaccccaaagccaattccttctttggccgcctttccttccagttctctgctgccaatgactggaacgaactgcaacaaTCATTGAAGCTGGGGACAcatacctccctcactagctttaagcaccagctgtcagagcagctcacagatcactgcacctgtacatagcctatctgtaaatagcccatccattgctcctttgcaccccagtatctctacttgcacaatcatcttctgcacatctacttTTCCAATTGCTATATTggaattacttcgccaccatggcctatttattgcctttacctcccttatcttacctcatttacacacaATTTATGTCGATTTTTTtcgactgtattattgactgtatgttagtttattccatgtgtaacttggTCTTGTTGTATGTGttaaactgctttgctttatcttggccaggtcgcagttgtaaatgagaactttttctcaactacctggttaaataaaggtgaaatcccaaaaatctaaaattaaaatagcgcGTGTGTCATTCGAGTGGAAAATTCATTGGTATCTACCCTCCATCATGGTTTGTGCATCCTCCATCTTGGGTCGGAGGATGTTGGATCCGAACACAGTGGCTAGGTTCTGAACACTCATCTTGTTCTGACTGGAGTGAGACTGGACCTCATCTAGGAATCTATagtgcaaatacacacacacacacacacacacacacacacacacacacacacacacacacacacacacacacacacacacacacacacacacacacacacacacacacacacacacacacacacacacacacacacacacacacacactgcgtttGTGTGTGCGCTTGGCATCTGGGTGCCATTGCACTAGGTATCTTCGGGCAGCATCTAGAAGAGACAATGCAGTGTGAGAGTGGGTGTGGCAGCAGCAGCAAGACTGTGGTGCCTCTGCTGgtgcaccagtgtgtgtgttttatacaccAGCACGGCCTTACAGAGGAGGGGCTGTTTAGAATTCCTGGACAGACCAATCATGTACAAGAGCTGCAGGATGCCTTCGACTGCGGGGAGAAACCACTCGAAACCactcacaaactcgaaacgagcgaaaaacaacgcccaacgagcttgacaagcattaagtcgtttggcagaacggatgtactcaaggttcttatggtctgtccaaacgacaaaaggaacggtcgccccctccaaccactgtcgccattcgcctagggctaagcggatggcgagcagttcgcggttacccacatcatagttgcgttcagatggcgacaggcgatgagaaaaataagcgcaaggatgaaccttatcgtcagactggaagtgctgggatagaatggctcccacgcctacctctgaagcgtcaacctcgacaatgaatt is a genomic window containing:
- the LOC124038078 gene encoding rho GTPase-activating protein 22-like isoform X2 — its product is MGPARRRFLDEVQSHSSQNKMSVQNLATVFGSNILRPKMEDAQTMMEGSSQVQHLMTILISEHSRLYEGEAETPREDQFAPAPTPYPQAPPIHQCMVEWLSQQSPTNPTQPYPSLGQTPNTPSQEPLQPIPTSSGSSLNTDHPGSTTQGRKEGYSEGKSDGRTEGKMKRKSEGKNERTLSGGSGAALGPSKQSKSLSSWRSILKGGSGSIGVRGKIGGSAGDMSTVTGGNWRMNGLSPFHSHRRTTLTGKRLKESSLSLTETHKDSLPESYTGSSLSIKYSSHSQTSVLKDSSPLHIDSSSSSIDSSFPNIKTSISVKNSSHSNRLSTYDNVTINSCSLSLPGGSPSPWASYEISLAESTETDRTTLNSGLGSGKAVAGSSVAGSSNSALELCVSSAGCSKGDPGDDITGLRPGVNEGLFSLVTDLKEELRRQRFSYETQIRKLEESCSGLRLQSGRLEEDLNQEKKRFRMLEIRLGNSKRARHDAETLNVLLQKEKKFWET
- the LOC124038078 gene encoding rho GTPase-activating protein 22-like isoform X1; translation: MGQDCCKLHKPQMVYTVGGSGKKDRSGLSELMANSQRDMEEWVKAIRRAIWAPLGGGSSQVQHLMTILISEHSRLYEGEAETPREDQFAPAPTPYPQAPPIHQCMVEWLSQQSPTNPTQPYPSLGQTPNTPSQEPLQPIPTSSGSSLNTDHPGSTTQGRKEGYSEGKSDGRTEGKMKRKSEGKNERTLSGGSGAALGPSKQSKSLSSWRSILKGGSGSIGVRGKIGGSAGDMSTVTGGNWRMNGLSPFHSHRRTTLTGKRLKESSLSLTETHKDSLPESYTGSSLSIKYSSHSQTSVLKDSSPLHIDSSSSSIDSSFPNIKTSISVKNSSHSNRLSTYDNVTINSCSLSLPGGSPSPWASYEISLAESTETDRTTLNSGLGSGKAVAGSSVAGSSNSALELCVSSAGCSKGDPGDDITGLRPGVNEGLFSLVTDLKEELRRQRFSYETQIRKLEESCSGLRLQSGRLEEDLNQEKKRFRMLEIRLGNSKRARHDAETLNVLLQKEKKFWET
- the LOC124038078 gene encoding rho GTPase-activating protein 22-like isoform X3; its protein translation is MGQDCCKLHKPQMVYTVGGSGKKDRSGLSELMANSQRDMEEWVKAIRRAIWAPLGGGSSQVQHLMTILISEHSRLYEGEAETPREDQFAPAPTPYPQAPPIHQCMVEWLSQQSPTNPTQPYPSLGQTPNTPSQEPLQPIPTSSGSSLNTDHPGSTTQGRKEGYSEGKSDGRTEGKMKRKSEGKNERTLSGGSGAALGPSKQSKSLSSWRSILKGGSGSIGVRGKIGGSAGDMSTVTGGNWRMNGLSPFHSHRRTTLTGKRLKESSLSLTETHKDSLPESYTGSSLSIKYSSHSQTSVLKDSSPLHIDSSSSSIDSSFPNIKTSISVKNSSHSNRLSTYDNVTINSCSLSLPGGSPSPWASYEISLAESTETDRTTLNSGLGSGKAVAGSSVAGSSNSALELCVSSAGCSKGDPGDDITGLRPGVNEGLFSLVTDLKEELRRQRFSYETQIHWRSHVQVFVSSLVV